The following proteins are encoded in a genomic region of Glycine max cultivar Williams 82 chromosome 18, Glycine_max_v4.0, whole genome shotgun sequence:
- the LOC100816744 gene encoding phospholipase A(1) DAD1, chloroplastic: protein MRTLHNYTPTLTRPQCTTLVQSTKPLQKMEKMMNMPQLRSSSLPPLSKKVGKRWKEYQGMNNWDGLLDPLDENLRAEILRYGHFVEAAYKSFEFDPSSPNYATCKFPKNTLFEKSGLHNTGYKVTKHLRATSGIKLPSWVDKAPSWVAAQSSYVGYVAVCNDKEEIKRLGRRDIVVAYRGTTTCLEWLENLRATLTHVSVPSITTETTTEPCSMEENGAMVESGFLSLYTSTVSNNKSFMSLQDMVRKEIGRIRKTYQGENLSLTITGHSLGAALATLTAYDIKNSFLQPPPLVTVISFGGPRVGNRSFRRRLEEQGTKVLRIVNSDDVITKVPGFVFDDVDKTEDVAACNGGVQVAKFQRWIRKRAEEVQWLLYSEVGKELRLCSRDSPYLRGVNIATSHDLNTYLHLVDGFVSSTCPFRATAKRFLQH from the coding sequence ATGAGAACTCTTCACAACTACACTCCAACCCTCACTAGACCACAGTGCACAACCCTCGTTCAATCCACCAAACCCCTACAAAAGATGGAGAAAATGATGAACATGCCCCAGTTGCGATCATCGTCGTTGCCGCCATTGTCCAAGAAAGTTGGGAAGAGATGGAAGGAGTACCAAGGAATGAACAATTGGGACGGTTTATTGGACCCATTGGACGAGAACCTTCGCGCTGAGATTCTTCGCTATGGCCATTTCGTTGAGGCAGCGTATAAGTCCTTTGAATTCGACCCTTCTTCCCCAAACTACGCCACATGCAAGTTCCCAAAGAACACACTCTTTGAAAAGTCTGGGTTACACAACACAGGTTACAAGGTAACAAAACACCTACGTGCAACCTCGGGGATCAAACTACCTAGCTGGGTAGACAAAGCACCAAGTTGGGTCGCAGCACAATCGAGCTACGTTGGATACGTAGCAGTGTGTAACGACAAAGAAGAGATCAAACGACTTGGTCGAAGAGACATAGTTGTGGCGTACAGAGGAACGACAACATGTTTAGAATGGCTCGAAAATCTTCGAGCCACTCTGACACATGTTTCAGTTCCGTCGATCACAACGGAGACCACAACAGAACCATGCAGCATGGAAGAAAATGGAGCGATGGTAGAAAGTGGGTTCTTGAGTTTGTACACGTCAACAGTTAGTAACAACAAATCATTTATGAGTTTGCAAGATATGGTTAGGAAAGAGATTGGTCGGATTCGTAAAACTTACCAAGGAGAGAATTTGAGTTTGACCATAACGGGGCATAGTTTGGGGGCGGCATTGGCCACTCTCACGGCGTATGACATAAAGAACAGTTTCCTCCAGCCGCCGCCGCTGGTGACCGTGATCTCCTTCGGGGGTCCACGCGTTGGGAACCGAAGCTTTCGGCGGCGGCTGGAGGAGCAAGGGACCAAGGTGTTGCGCATAGTGAACTCCGATGATGTTATAACCAAGGTGCCCGGGTTTGTGTTCGATGACGTGGACAAAACTGAGGATGTTGCGGCATGCAATGGCGGTGTCCAAGTGGCGAAGTTTCAGAGGTGGATTCGAAAACGAGCGGAAGAAGTTCAGTGGCTATTGTACTCTGAGGTTGGAAAGGAGTTACGCCTTTGTAGCAGGGATTCTCCGTACCTCAGGGGTGTCAACATTGCCACGTCTCACGATTTGAACACCTACCTGCACCTTGTTGACGGCTTTGTCAGTTCCACTTGTCCCTTTAGAGCCACTGCTAAGAGGTTCCTTCAGCATTGA